The Gammaproteobacteria bacterium genome contains a region encoding:
- a CDS encoding conserved exported hypothetical protein (Evidence 4 : Unknown function but conserved in other organisms): MKALVTIVTIAMLGMTSIVSAESIQGQAGGVQIQGNTTINADAEDVNTTASGSGSVATAKIGGISGGTQIQGNTTINASAKSVNTTASGSNTKACSEIGNIGDTTCNK; this comes from the coding sequence ATGAAAGCATTAGTAACTATCGTGACCATTGCTATGTTAGGCATGACATCAATAGTGAGTGCCGAAAGTATTCAAGGCCAGGCGGGTGGTGTTCAGATTCAGGGCAATACCACTATCAATGCAGATGCCGAAGACGTAAACACGACTGCATCAGGCAGCGGTAGTGTCGCTACTGCCAAGATTGGTGGTATTAGTGGCGGTACTCAAATCCAGGGAAACACTACCATCAACGCATCGGCAAAAAGCGTTAATACCACTGCATCTGGCAGCAATACTAAAGCTTGCAGTGAAATTGGTAATATTGGCGACACAACTTGTAATAAATAG
- a CDS encoding conserved exported hypothetical protein (Evidence 4 : Unknown function but conserved in other organisms): MKIFVTVAAAAMFGLVSIAGAESINGAPGTVGGTNGGVQIQGNTNINADAENVNTTASGSGSVATAKIGGISGGTQIQGNTTINASAKNINTTSSATNSKACSEVGNIGDTTCSK, from the coding sequence ATGAAAATATTCGTAACTGTGGCAGCTGCGGCCATGTTTGGCTTGGTCTCAATCGCGGGAGCTGAGAGTATCAATGGTGCTCCTGGCACCGTTGGTGGTACTAACGGTGGTGTTCAGATTCAGGGTAATACTAATATCAATGCAGATGCTGAAAACGTAAACACGACTGCATCTGGCAGCGGCAGTGTAGCTACCGCCAAGATTGGCGGTATTAGTGGCGGTACCCAAATTCAAGGGAATACTACTATTAACGCTTCTGCGAAAAATATTAATACTACCTCCTCTGCCACGAATAGCAAGGCTTGCAGCGAGGTTGGTAATATTGGTGATACTACCTGCTCAAAATAG
- a CDS encoding conserved hypothetical protein (Evidence 4 : Unknown function but conserved in other organisms), with the protein MSKYLQNIIFFIIVFFIVPVSLATTSFEYGMNAFQQENYVTAFRLWSPLADQGDSLAQYNLGVMYYEGYGIPQNYSKAIEWFFKAAKQNNDEAQRNLGVMYYEGHGVPQSDVRAYMWFDLAASHGNGQGFLNRQMVAARMTPNQISEAQNLTRLWESNQNKRKR; encoded by the coding sequence ATGAGCAAATACTTACAAAATATTATTTTTTTTATCATAGTTTTTTTCATTGTACCGGTAAGTCTAGCGACAACCTCGTTTGAATATGGGATGAATGCCTTTCAACAAGAAAATTACGTAACTGCCTTTCGATTATGGAGTCCACTGGCTGACCAGGGTGATTCTCTTGCCCAGTATAATCTTGGCGTTATGTATTACGAAGGTTATGGTATTCCGCAAAATTATTCCAAGGCGATTGAATGGTTTTTCAAGGCAGCTAAACAGAACAATGACGAGGCTCAACGCAATCTTGGAGTGATGTACTACGAAGGTCATGGGGTACCGCAGAGTGATGTGCGCGCCTATATGTGGTTCGATCTTGCCGCTAGCCATGGAAATGGACAGGGATTTTTGAATCGGCAAATGGTGGCGGCACGCATGACGCCTAATCAAATTAGCGAGGCGCAAAATCTGACGCGCTTATGGGAATCAAATCAAAATAAACGTAAGAGGTGA
- a CDS encoding metacaspase-1, with protein MVIHATMNLYNISRINLIIIIFLLIGSFTSAPLVMADSHALIIGIDKYNTIGSLDGAVNDARDIADALRTAGVKDLTTLLDEQVTKKSVMDEWNGMLKRSSSGDTVFFTYAGHGGEEPEHVKGSEKTGKDQNLLFPRFDSRTPYNAERLVDNEIALMVKQAADANISVVMVMDACHSGTMTRGVDTRVRKFKVRAVKVPPIKDDHLDPIDPSAAYINFGDQKELLYFGAVQDNELAPEIEIDGKPHGALSASLARGLKGAADMNRNGVITADELETYVHNTVLTMMEGQQHPSLMRGSEILLAVPINAHTPSSSILPVESQDIAIQIINSDKVPVANYMARLKGVVFSKNPGTAVLTWDVRRGHILNKLGDIVAYANERAVTIPPPPSARGFGRGSPPAAGTSPVEMASASSSNGLSDIEAVQKIVDKWRLVEEIGQYALRDPLNITLQPNDQLHQNGDKVVLNISGQSHAYFTLFNLGSDGTVNFLYPLTNGQYHDPLEIPTGREYQLDLTVQPPFGGDHFIAISSNEPLHELHQDLVSLDGKQAARELSVSFRRDIEGKILQIGVYGVYTTPKR; from the coding sequence ATGGTAATTCACGCCACCATGAATCTTTATAATATATCTCGAATCAACCTTATTATTATCATTTTTCTATTGATCGGATCTTTTACATCTGCACCATTAGTGATGGCAGACTCACACGCTTTAATCATTGGTATTGATAAATACAACACTATCGGTTCCCTGGATGGGGCAGTAAATGACGCGCGGGACATTGCCGATGCCTTGCGTACCGCCGGAGTCAAGGACTTAACTACACTGCTTGATGAACAAGTCACAAAAAAATCAGTCATGGATGAATGGAATGGCATGTTAAAACGATCCAGTTCTGGTGACACTGTCTTTTTTACTTATGCCGGCCACGGGGGCGAAGAGCCTGAGCATGTCAAAGGATCAGAAAAAACCGGCAAGGATCAGAACTTACTGTTTCCTAGATTCGATTCACGCACACCTTACAATGCCGAGCGTCTTGTCGATAACGAGATCGCGTTGATGGTGAAACAAGCCGCTGACGCCAATATATCGGTAGTGATGGTAATGGATGCCTGCCATTCAGGGACCATGACCCGAGGAGTGGATACTAGGGTACGCAAATTTAAGGTCCGCGCTGTCAAGGTTCCTCCTATCAAGGATGATCACCTCGATCCTATTGATCCGTCTGCCGCTTATATAAATTTTGGAGACCAAAAAGAACTCCTATATTTTGGCGCCGTTCAGGACAATGAGCTGGCCCCCGAGATAGAAATCGATGGCAAACCTCATGGGGCCTTGAGTGCTTCCCTAGCGCGCGGCCTCAAGGGTGCCGCAGATATGAATCGTAATGGCGTCATCACCGCCGATGAATTAGAAACCTACGTCCATAATACAGTACTGACCATGATGGAGGGTCAACAACATCCTTCCTTGATGCGTGGCAGTGAAATCTTGCTTGCGGTTCCGATTAATGCTCACACCCCATCCAGCTCTATTTTACCCGTTGAGTCACAGGATATTGCAATACAAATTATTAACTCGGATAAAGTCCCCGTTGCCAATTACATGGCCAGACTTAAAGGAGTAGTTTTCTCAAAGAATCCTGGGACTGCGGTGTTAACCTGGGATGTTCGCCGTGGTCATATTCTCAATAAATTAGGCGATATCGTCGCCTATGCCAATGAGCGGGCGGTGACGATACCACCGCCACCTTCGGCGCGCGGTTTTGGTCGAGGATCTCCCCCCGCTGCTGGCACATCTCCTGTTGAGATGGCTTCGGCGTCCTCTTCCAACGGATTAAGCGATATCGAAGCAGTTCAAAAAATAGTTGATAAGTGGAGATTAGTCGAGGAAATAGGCCAATACGCGCTTCGTGATCCATTGAATATTACGCTCCAACCAAATGACCAGCTTCACCAGAATGGCGATAAAGTGGTCTTGAATATTTCTGGCCAGAGTCATGCTTATTTCACACTGTTTAATCTTGGCAGTGATGGTACCGTCAATTTTCTTTATCCACTCACCAATGGCCAATATCATGATCCCTTGGAAATACCGACAGGACGTGAATATCAGCTCGATTTAACTGTACAACCCCCTTTTGGTGGCGACCATTTCATTGCCATTTCCAGTAACGAACCGCTCCATGAATTGCACCAAGATCTCGTGTCTCTTGACGGCAAGCAAGCAGCGCGTGAACTTTCAGTGTCATTCAGGCGTGATATCGAAGGCAAGATTTTGCAAATTGGGGTGTATGGTGTTTATACCACACCTAAGAGGTAA
- a CDS encoding exported hypothetical protein (Evidence 5 : Unknown function): protein MNSLSRTLLLLSLSLGLLFPIARAEDNEGTTLFQDTPNSSEVLEALGEKPVIKYRGVKTRSIVIFDNSAISPQSSEPAIVNAPEIMVKKNVSNTASVKKIKKVAFPLTFEKGLFALTPESTKYVDSIASALKQKPSITLHISGHTDTVGGNKVNIPLSAKRAEAVKRYLVDKGIDPTRMTVSGEGSRRLLLKDRPTAPENRRVEFSIMQ from the coding sequence ATGAATTCTTTATCACGCACTTTATTATTATTATCACTATCCCTTGGATTATTATTTCCAATAGCACGAGCTGAAGATAATGAAGGCACTACATTATTTCAGGATACTCCTAATTCATCCGAGGTATTGGAGGCATTGGGAGAGAAGCCCGTGATTAAGTATCGTGGTGTGAAAACACGATCCATCGTGATTTTTGATAATTCTGCAATTTCTCCTCAATCTTCTGAACCTGCTATTGTAAATGCACCAGAGATCATGGTGAAAAAAAATGTAAGCAATACAGCTAGCGTTAAAAAAATAAAAAAAGTAGCTTTTCCTTTAACTTTTGAAAAAGGATTATTTGCGCTTACTCCTGAATCCACGAAATATGTGGATTCCATCGCTTCTGCTCTCAAGCAGAAGCCCAGTATAACCCTACATATTAGCGGACATACTGATACTGTTGGTGGCAATAAGGTTAATATACCCTTATCAGCCAAACGAGCCGAAGCAGTCAAAAGATACTTAGTTGATAAAGGAATTGATCCGACGCGCATGACAGTTTCGGGAGAAGGATCACGCCGCTTGCTGCTAAAAGATCGTCCCACTGCACCGGAAAATCGGAGAGTAGAATTTTCAATAATGCAATAA